A window from Zingiber officinale cultivar Zhangliang chromosome 7A, Zo_v1.1, whole genome shotgun sequence encodes these proteins:
- the LOC122001890 gene encoding F-box protein PP2-A13-like, with product MGSWISSIVRAEHAASGGGLGAGLGDLPESCIAEVLLHLDPLEVCRAARLSRAFRGAASAGVVWETKLPKNYAYLMEKAMDETARARLCKKEIYARLCRPNPFDGGAKEFWLEKNRGGICMSISSKALLITGISDKRYWTFHTTEESRFKSVAYLRQTWWFEVVGEVDFCFPAGTYSVFFRLHLGLPSKRFGFRICNSEHIHGWDKKPVKFQLSTSNGQKVLSKCSLSEPGSWINYRVGDFVVDKCDVPTRLKFSLTQIDCTHTKGGICIDSVFIFPKGFMQGKVFNTSAIL from the exons ATGGGGTCGTGGATTTCGAGCATCGTTAGGGCGGAACACGCCGCCAGCGGCGGCGGACTCGGCGCGGGCCTCGGGGACTTGCCCGAGAGCTGCATCGCGGAGGTGCTGCTGCACCTTGATCCGCTGGAGGTCTGCCGCGCGGCGCGGCTCAGCAGGGCTTTCCGAGGGGCGGCTTCTGCGGGCGTCGTGTGGGAGACGAAGCTGCCGAAGAACTACGCGTACTTGATGGAGAAGGCGATGGATGAGACGGCCAGGGCACGTCTTTGCAAGAAGGAGATCTATGCGCGATTGTGCCGGCCGAATCCCTTTGATGGCGGCGCCAAG GAATTTTGGCTGGAGAAGAACAGGGGTGGAATCTGCATGTCTATTTCCTCAAAGGCATTGCTGATTACAGGAATCAGCGATAAGCGATACTGGACATTCCATACAACTGAGGAATCTAG GTTTAAGAGCGTTGCATACCTTCGGCAAACCTGGTGGTTTGAGGTGGTTGGGGAAGTAGATTTCTGCTTCCCAGCTGGGACTTATAGCGTGTTCTTTCGACTCCATCTTGGTCTTCCTTCCAAGCGGTTCGGTTTCCGAATATGCAACTCTGAACACATCCATGGGTGGGACAAAAAGCCTGTGAAATTCCAGCTATCGACATCGAATGGCCAAAAGGTTCTTTCCAAGTGCTCTTTAAGTGAGCCTGGAAGTTGGATAAACTATCGTGTAGGAGATTTTGTGGTAGACAAATGTGATGTACCTACCAGGCTCAAGTTCTCGTTGACACAGATAGATTGCACACACACTAAAGGTGGCATTTGTATAGACTCAGTATTCATATTTCCCAAAGGTTTTATGCAGGGAAAGGTTTTCAACACAAGTGCGATTTTGTAG